Sequence from the Mytilus galloprovincialis chromosome 10, xbMytGall1.hap1.1, whole genome shotgun sequence genome:
ACAATGTGACCAAATAGCTCAACCTTCGGACTGCAAGAACATCAAACGATGTGAAGACCAAGAGGTAAATAGATAAAAATTCATTGCTTTTTATTGTAGAATAAAAAAACATACCAATACAAATATTTGTCATTTGCAGGTATCTGTCCTTTATATAGATAACATGTTACGtacattttctatttttctattgtaTGGTTGAAGGAAACACATGATCAATTTCGTTGCTTCATAAGTTAATGATTTAAAGTTCGGTGACACCCTTAGGCGAAGCTGACCTGTGTATTTTTCTAGGCCGTTTTTGCCATAAAGCTCCTTAGCTGTTTCGGTTCTTGTGCACccttggcttttaaatattcggctttgaacgCTCCTGATGAAAAACAAATTAGAAAAACGCTTTAAACGTAGGCAATTTATAATGTGtaggttttgttattttaccagCAATTGGTGGATACCTCTGCTAGTTGACTGCCAGTACACTTTGATATATTCAACTCAGTAATCATGACTTCGATACTGAAATGATTTATATCAAACCTTTCTAAAAGTGTCGgtctatatttttcttaaatatctAGAAAATAAGGTTTGAACTCCCTCTGGCAAATTAACATGAATGGATATAGTGCTGTTTTCATTTTAAATCGAAACTGATAAATTGGTTAagaacttatttttttcaacGAAAGATACGATTTCAAGGAAAtgaatactttttaaaaatatattgtgcgTCCGAAGCGATATTCTTGATTTGTTTTCATCAGAATCATTTTAAAAATGGGAATGCATTAATACTCAGCAAATATGGGAGCTATAAACAATAAGTTTCCAATTAAGAATGTCAGATTAAACTTCGGACTGATTTTCCTGGTGGAGTTTCTATaaattttacaacattttagCCGTACAAACCGGAAACATATGTGCAGCTTCATGCACGATCTTACACAATTTCTCGAGCTGAAGTGATTTTTTTGGGTTGAATtataaaatgtgaaatttttcagTTATGTGTTATGCAGAAATATGTTACAAACAACGGTGCGGTGTGGTTCGATGTTGGCTGCAGCAGCTCTAaggtaaataaatgcaacagtagtaaaacgctgtttgaaagtcataagtcgattgagacaaaaacaaatccgggttacaaactaaaccgaGAGAAACGAATTaactataaaagtaaaacaatgaaacaacagaaacataaaaaagtaaacaaaaataaacgataatgcaacacacacagaaacaaaatttcagataaaaactgccattttcctgacttgctaccggacattttaagaaaaagatgttgtgttgaacctggttttgtggctagccaaacctcacacgtttatggcaatgttaaatattacaCTAACGTTACACTTTCATATGACAGGAATGCagtacaaattaatgcaagaaaaTTTAGGACAGAGAGATACACAAATAAACAAGACAATAGTACATTTCGATATGCTTACCtcagaataaaaacgaacacgtaaaaTATAGGACAGCACTCTTTCTAAACAGCATAACAGAAGCATGAACTGTCTTTCACACGAATGGTCAACACCACAAAAGTGTCATTACAggaaaatttctaaaaaaaaatgttgacagaGTTCAAAATCAGGTTTGTTACTAAGTCAATTGATGTATTTAACacttacaagaatattaatatgaGAAAAGTGATAATCGAGTCAAATAATACTTGCTTATTAACTCGCTTTGTGTGTGTACAGCATTTATGTAACATTGTCCTTGTAATTGACAGAGTAgtcattattattttaatatacttgaaatgtctgaaaattggttttcTTTAACTTAAGGTATACTGTTTCAGGAAtacttacctcacttttattacaGGGCCATACAGTAACTACACTGCGGccaatgcctcatgtaggaaatttcaaaaccaaacgtttgtctccatatcaaaaagtaaaatcacaaaaatactgaattcagaggaaaatccaatcggaaaatccataatcacatggcaaatcaaatgacaaaacacataaaaaacgaatggacaagaactgtcatatttctgacttggtacaggcattttcaaatgtagaaaatggtggattaaacctggtgttatagcgcttaacctctccttttgatgacagtctcatcaaattcgttatatttacaatgatgcatgaactaaacagacataataaatgaaatagcCAAAATACGGgcacagcagtcatcatcgtgtaacaattttaaaaggaacaatttaacagaactcaaaaacatctatctacaaacacattcattgattggCATATTTGACGTCAGAAAATtctatacgtcacatatatttgtcgttcaatatataaacaaacaattttaaaatttcacatgggaaaTATTAGCATACAgggtttaaaaatcaaaaatttataagaattaatttcagaaatagaccgggatttaaaatagtccaaaagttatatagaatttataagaatccacaaatagttcaagccactacgcgattgaataattttggcgtttgtggttcaacgtattttctaattcattatgacatataatagaacaatatcatactgactgGACCtattaaagtacagagtcacgttataagaaacaaagaaacacaaaaagtcgtaTATACagaacacaccagcaaaaaatataagataaacaaacacattgacgggatgtttaagtaccgagccacgttaaatgggtatcacataaaacaatccaacagtaaaagttatattaataatagaacaaagacaaataaaataaaataacaatataaaatgttgttaagttgataaacaacatcagtatgcagaatctatacatcaaggccatcatgtattatttgtgaagttgatacggaatatttattaacaaggtcttggtaccttccgatgaacttttttagaaaaaggacgagacgttctttgacatacccctggttcatcaactttctactcagacaccgatgacgttttacaaagtctgagtaggtgCTGCaggctcttgaatatcgaataagttgggaaatatatatcatttgtcatagattctggtactgagatgactgtgtaagtcaaattcgagataaaGGTCTataaatgaggcggaggaagccgagtctgttgtttctttaatttctagttctgggggatatattaatggaacctaatcagttcggattgtttatggaaagaacatcatcaatatatcttaaagtgaaataaaataatctggcttctttgatcctcatGTTTTTGATAAGTGTCTTAAAATGTGTTCACCGTGAGTGTCTTAAAAGAAGCAAGTTTCTGCCTCAGAAGTAGCCCCTGATTTTTCGGGACTATGTTTCTTATGTATTTGTCTTTtcttcattgattgcccttctgtagtctgttagtgttgcattcattttgtaatttaatgATTTTGTTATTAACTTTATCATGAGTTTAagaaaaaacagcagccacagacttaactacaTATAtatgtgaattacatttttgctttatcatgatattcatgatattggtctTTTTATGTTGTCCCTAAAACTTAAGTCTTATACTGGATCTATagattttgctttgagaccaaaatattgtcaaatattatgaaaacataaattgcattttcagattaagaaaaaCTCTGGGAAACACCTAAAAAGCATGCTTTTGCACTATTTGATCTTGGGCCTTCAGCAGTTCcaaaaactctaaaaaaaaaattgaaatcgcTCCGTTCGGCAAAACATCattgccaatacttttaaaagaggctagttacaaccAAGCTTTAAAactgtatgcaatacatgtatatgcagttgggaatatagAAGATTCTTTatgcagaggatgatgattaattctggtTAAATGGTATTTAATGACTTGAcaatacatttattatttatatttatataataaacaaataatttaaaaattgtatgtttttggaTATTATAAATATCGTTGTGGAAATAAAtacagtcccttgctttaatgaaaatgaaaaatattgctccaatagtgcagaaaatagataatctatcctcttaatttaaaaaaactaaataaccgatccaaaacaaaccctccccccctccccccacagaatatcaaatggttgtcCCCTAAGTGTTAACGAAGTATCAATTTTTATAATCGAAAACTCCAAATCTGTGTGTTGTTTCCTTAATACTTACACTTGTATTTTAAAGCATTGTTCTTCGATTACTTCTGTTCTTGGGAAAAGGAATTATGATGTAGGAATTTTGCCGTCTGCATTATCAACATTAAGGAGTAACGCTAAACAACATATCTTATCCAGTTACATCCGGTCAGCTGGTGATACAATAGTGTGTGAAAAATGCTGTTTTGGTGACCTTTGTAATGCTGGATCAATGTGTGAAACTATTGGTATGGTTAATAAGTAGTTTCAGTTAGATACATTTCCTTTACCAGTGAGTaacctttaacatgtttattttttcttaatgaaggtttaaaaaatattttttaaattcttaaaaaattatatatcccCAATATACTACTAGATGAATTAGTTCTGTGATTACACATTCTCGTAAAAATTATCAGTGTTTCTTCTTGGGAAAAAAATCACACTTAAAGATTTACAATAAATCAAAcggatttatatattttatataaaaaaagtcacAGAGATTTCACAACGACATACATTGAGATTTACAcatgccatttaaaaaaaaccactgtGAATATTCTTCGTTCTGTGTGTGTGgtttgtttttaagaaatcaatatGGAAGTTGTCATACGCCGTGTGTATTTTAActctaaattttaaatttagttgTATTCATTTGGGAACAGAGGAACTTTTTTGAAGGCcggcaatacaaaaaaaaatcgacCAAACATATACTTTCTGTAAGCGTTTTTCATTTGCAAATCACATTTGAATCATTATCAGTCATGATTtgctttttgttataaaaaataattaaatacaacTGTTTTAGGaacttattattttaaatgaatatgtTATTATAAACTCTACCAATTCattcacaaacaaataaaagtccgatatgtttgtgagtgacttggtccagtttatacaccaataaattcctttaaaaggTGTTTGATCCctgtaattctttaaaattgtaGATCGGGAATACATATTTTTGCACACTCGTTACCTCTATCACAcgttaattgtatatttaaatcattgaataggcctggcgcatgaatatatttgttataggaaaaaatatgttttcaatgaaatttgCTATCTGATAAAAGGTAAACTGCAAAAACTCTGATTATCATTAATACGAAtatttttgtgttatattttatttaacgatTTGACAATAAATTTGGTAACGTTGGTGTTATCATCGccgtcttttttttttacattggttacgaaaataagttcggtcaacgtcgtctatcgaaaaataaccaaCCTGAAGTTCAACGTCCGGGAGTTCTCTCGGTTAATCATATCAACGTATTTCCTAATGTCCAAATCATATAGTAATAACAGATTGATAAAATAAACTTATAGATTGATATAAcgattggttgaccgttatggaatatccatttcacagatgatatcggatattttacttatgtcgtaactacaatcccctaaCCCTTTCTTGAATATGATATATtgaatttgactatttaccgggtgtgtaataatatgagcaacacgacgggtgctaaaTGCCCTTCAGGTacaactgagatcaccccaagtgtacggtggggttcgtgttgctcagtctttagtgtgTTATGTTGTGTattttgttctattatttgtctgtttgtttttttcttttttagccatggcattgtcagtatattttcgatccataagtttgactgtctctctggtaccTTTTGCACCTCTTTGATATAAATGTATCGATACTAattaaataacatgaataattgcAATACATTACAGGATTTTTGCATGAAATGGTTTGTTTGCATTGTGTTACTACAAATGCAGCAGCTTGTAACACAATCGAATTATGTGACAAAGACCAGGTATACTAAGCTGTTTAATTACCTTTTGCAAACTATGTTGACTAATTAAGTGTGTACGCCATGTgatacataaaaaagaatagatGAATAGAGATTCACATAATAATGGTATTCAACAATGAACACGTTTCTACACAATATGACCATCTCTGTAACTGCcaaatttttcacaaaataaaacaaaaaatcaggATCCTGGCTTTCTAAAGACTCGAAGTTTATCAAACGTTGCTTATTTGCAGTTGGTTGTACATAATGTCTGCTTGTCTATATATTTTTACctgttttgtcattttactttttcaagTCGTTATGAAATCTATATACTCTTGATGGTTAACAGGTTTGATTAGGTTTTAACATCGATAAGTATCTCTTATGTATACacgtttttttttagattttacatattttttgttttccttttgttttGCTGTATTTAAATTTATGACATGATGTGAGgtaattttttcttttctgttttcgCAGCACTACAAAAAGAATAAATCAAAATAACTAAGctttatataaagtttttaacCAATATTTTCAGAAATGTTTTATCGAGAAAGTTGTTAATAGTAGTACCTCAAACATTGCATGGAAGACTGGATGCCGACACAAAGACGTGGTATGAATAAGCAATCTGTATAATTATTATGTCTTTTCAATTTCAAATGTATCACTAAACATAACTTGTCATATTGGCTGGTATTAATAACATTCgggtaaaatgttttatttaaagatCAGCATTTAATgtttaaacattgttttatagCTTGTCACATTACAACGTGTGTGTATCTTGTTTATAGCTctgttatataaaaattaaacattatgcGATCAGTCCAAACATATACAGATTATTAAAAATGTGCATGAGTGCATGAGTGAATACAAATTCATAGACTTCCTTCTCCACTTTAAAAACTGATTTACGAATCTTTGTTTGTATCTAAGAGGCAACAGGAGCCATATTATTTATACATTACATATTCCCTTATGCAAATATTGTACTAATAATCCACCTTTGGTCCAAATTGGTCTATATCCAGTTTCCATGACAAGGTCAGTTGAGTTGTAAGGATTAAAAATGCATAGTTTGTATGTGCAATAGGTCATATACTAAAG
This genomic interval carries:
- the LOC143049124 gene encoding protein lin-12-like — its product is MFSLTHIFYFLTLVLLQGQQSEARGPVCLQCDQIAQPSDCKNIKRCEDQELCVMQKYVTNNGAVWFDVGCSSSKHCSSITSVLGKRNYDVGILPSALSTLRSNAKQHILSSYIRSAGDTIVCEKCCFGDLCNAGSMCETIGFLHEMVCLHCVTTNAAACNTIELCDKDQKCFIEKVVNSSTSNIAWKTGCRHKDVCQQLQSSPGTECLSSCCSSDLCNSKCSNDNTDALCVDKSLTCSNKTFQSFVCSQTKLQDVCPRSCGLCHCTPNPCIHGTCISSRQGYKCSCDAGFTGSVCDKGK